ctcctagaggtgaacgtactttggtgcgaaaagtgaaaatcaatcccagaacaacagaaaatgactttttttccttcttttttttaaacctttatttaactagtcagttaagaacaaattcttattttcaatgactgcctaggaacagtgggttaactgccttgttcaggggaacagtgggttaactgccttgttcaggggcagaacgacagatttttacattgtcaactcggggattggatcttgcaacctttcggttactagtccaacgctctaaacactaggctacctgccgccccttgtgaagaagctggaggaaacaggtacaaaagcatctatatccacagtaaaacaagtcctatatcaacataacctgaaaggccgctcagcaaggaagaagccactgctccaaaactcccattaaaaagccagactacggtttgcagctgcacatggggacaaagatcgtactttttggagacatTTTCTCTggtctgaaaaaatatataactgtttggccataatgaccatcgttatgtttggaggaaaaagggggaggcttgcaagccgaagaacaccatcccaaccatgaagcacgggggtggcagcatcatgttgtgggggtgctttgctgcaggagggattggtgcacttcacaaaataaatggcttcatgaggagggaaaatgatgtggaaatattgaagcaacatctcaagacatcagtcaggaagttaacgcttggttgcaaatggttcttccaaatggacaaagaccccaagcatacttccaaagttgtggcaaaatggcttaaggacaacaaagtcaaggtattcacccaaattcaaaatacaaaattcacccaacttattgtgggaagcttgtggaaggctacccaaaacttttgacccaagttaagcaatttaaaggcaacgctaccaaatactaattgaatgtatgtaaacttcttacccactgggaatgtgatgaaagaaataaaagctgaaataaatcattctctctactattattctgacatttcacattcttaaaataaagtggtgatcctaactaacctgagacagggaatgtttactaggattaaatgtcaggaattgtgaaaaacggagtttaaatgtagttggctaaggtgtatgtaaacttccgacttcaactgtatattgtgaGCTCATCTTCCCATGTCCTTTATTCCAGGCTCTAATTCTATATCCTGTACTCTATATTGTGTGTTTATTTCCCCAGTCATCCCTTTGTCTGACTACTACATTATAGCTGGGGTGGTGTATCAGGCtcctgatctgggaacagttatTGGCTCCAGAGTGGTAAGAGAGAGTTAACCCCCTGGCATTGTCCTTACTATGCTATAGTGTTATGACTATGTTGTTATGACTGTTATTACTATGTTATTACGTTGGGTTTTTAGAAAAGAGTGGAATTATCTTGGTTTATGTtgtggtcaattccatttaaattccagtcaattcagaaagtaaattaaatttaaaaagcaTTGGAAGAGAATTGGAATTGCAGTATACTTCCTGAATTGGAATTGATCTCAACCCTGGTTGACATATGAGTTGATGGGGTTCTGTCGTCATGTAAATTGACTGCTGTTATTCTCCCCACAGCTGTCTGCTGTCCACGGTGTCCAGTCTGCCTTTGATGAGGCCATGTCGTACTGTCGCTATCACCCATCTAAAGGATACTGGTGGCACTTCAAAgaccaggaggagagaggtatattAGCCAGTGTTGGTGTCAATTCTAGTCTATTCAGAAAGTACACTGAAATTCTAATTCTTTTCAATGAGGAAATTTTTTTttgatgttgttttacaggggaGTTTATTGGTCCATTGGTTTTCATTCCGAACAATAAATCATTTATTTTTAATGTGTGATGCCTATCAAAAGCATGTTTCTCTAAACATGGCCTAAGGCAGGAAGGAAGTAAATCGTGGCTTTAAAAGCATGTTTCTCTAAACATGGCCTAAGGCAGGAAGGAAGTAAATCGTGGCTTTAAAAGCATGTTTCTCTAAACATGGCCTAAGGCAGGAAGGAAGTAAATCGTGGCTTTAAAAGCATGTTTCTCTAAACATGGCCTAAGGCAGGAAGGAAGTAAATCGTGGCTTTAAAAGCATGTTTCTCTAAACATGGCCTAAGGCAGGAAGGAAGTAAATCGTGGCTTTAAAAGCATGTTTCTCTAAACATGGCCTAAGGCAGGAAGTAAAGTAAAAAATCGTGGCTTTAGGAAAGCATGTTTCTCTAAACATGGCCTAAGGCAGGAAGGAAGTAAATCGTGGCTTTAAAAGCATGTTTCTCTAAACATGGCCTAAGGCAGGAAGGAAGTAAATCGTGGCTTTAAAAGCATGTTTCTCTAAACATGGCCTAAGGCAGGAAGGAAGTAAATCGTGGCTTTAAAAGCATGTTTCTCTAAACATGGCCTAAGGCAGGAAGGAAGTAAATCGTGGCTTTAAAAGCATGTTTCTCTAAACATGGCCTAAGGCAGGAAGGAAGTAAATCGTGGCTTTAAAAGCATGTTTCTCTAAACATGGCCTAAGGCAGGAAGGAAGTAAATCGTGGCTTTAAAAGCATGTTTCTCTAAACATGGCCTAAGGCAGGAAGGAAGTAAATCGTGGCTTTAAAAGCATGTTTCTCTAAACATGGCCTAAGGCAGGAAGGAAGTAAATCGTGGCTTTAAAAGCATGTTTCTCTAAACATGGCCTAAGGCAGGAAGGAAGTAAATTGTGGCTTTAAAAGCATGTTTCTCTAAACATGGCCTAAGGCAGGAAGGAAGTAAATTGTGGCTTTAAAAGCATGTTTCTCTAAACATGGCCTAAGGCAGGAAGGAAGTAAATTGTGGCTTTAAAAGCATGTTTCTCTAAACATGGCCTAAGGCAGGAAGGAAGTAAATTGTGGCTTTAAAAGCATGTTTCTCTAAACATGGCCTAAGGCAGGAAGGAAGTAAATTGTGGCTTTAAAAGCATGTTTCTCTAAACATGGCCTAAGGCAGGAAGGAAGTAAATTGTGGCTTTCCCGTTACCTTTATAACTTTATAACACATGTACTGTATCTAATGTATTTCAACCATTCTCCCCATCAATGGTATTTACCGTCTGCAACAAGAGGGCGTTTGACAAGACATGGCAGCTCTcattctagctcctaagcaactttccTAGTCAATTCCAtcctaataaataataataaactaTAGCTGTATATTTACTATTCTATCCTAAATATACTAAATATTCACATAATGTCTATACACCTGTCACATGTATATATTAATACTCTGGACTCCGACATGGTTcgttctaatatttatatattttttaatttcatACTTttacctttagatttgtgtgttggttgtgaattgttagatactactgcactgttggagcttggaaacacaagcatttcactacacccgcaataacatctgataaccatgtgtatgtgaccaataacatctgataaatatgtgaccaataacatctgttaaatatgtgaccaataacatctgctgaatatgggcatgtgaccaataacatctgataaatatgtgaccaataacatctgttaaatatgtgaccaataacatctgttaaatatgtgaccaataacatctgttaaatatgtgtatgcgaccaataacgtgattttttttaaaaattcGATGTCTATAGATGCCAAAGCCAAGCCGAAGTCAAAGAAGAAAGAGGAACCCAGTTCCCTGTTCCAGAGGCAACGTGTTGACACACTTCTACTCGATTTGAGGTCCAAGTTTCCTCCAATGTTTTATCAGGTACGACACGCCACCAATCAGTTTAGTCAGAATTATGGATCGTGTTGCTAATATCTCAGCCAATATACATTTACACCGATTCATTCAGTTGTAACAGTGTATTATTGAGGTTCACATTTGCTCATCTATATTCTGTTGTaattctttttattttattttgcaaCAATTTTAGCCTAAGCCTGGTGAGAAGCCCATCCCAGGTAAGAGTGTACAGCTAATATTGCAGAACCATTTGCTATTCTTTTACGATGGGATTTAGACATTTAACAATGTCTAAATCTTTTGTCTTTTCTTTGGTCACAGAGTCTTGTTTTGCCACCTtgtgtctaatctactgtatcgGTTGTGTTGTAGTGGAGGTGAAGAAGGAGACTGAACCCCCTGTAGAGCTggtgaaacaggaagagagagagagagagccagccacCAAGACCTCTGCTCCAGCTCCCCCTAGCAGCAAACCACCTCCAGAGAAACGGGCCAGGCTACAGTGATGACCGATGGCCACTCCTGTATATATTTCTGATTATGTCCATCCTTCAAAGAAAATAATAATGTCCATTCTCACATTGGCAAGGCACACTGAAAGGACATATGGGACAGGTACAACCCTACCTTTTGTTAATTCCTCTTGGCCTTCGTCATGATGTCCATTCTCACATTGGCAAGGCACACTGAAAGGACATATGGGACAGGTTCAACCCTACCTTTTGTTAATTCCTCTTGGCCTTCGTCATGATGTCCATTCTCACATTGGCAAGGCACACTGAAAGGACATATGGGACAGGTACAACCCTACCTTTTGTTAATTCCTCTTGGCCTTCGTCATGATGTCCATTCTCACATTGGCAAGGCACACTGAAAGGACATATGGGACAGGTACAACCCTACCTTTTGTTAATTCCTCTTGGCCTTCGTCATGATGTCCATTCTCACATTGGCAAGGCACACTGAAAGGACATATGGGACAGGTTCAACCCTACCTTTTGTTAATTCCTCTTGGCCTTCGTCATGATGTCCATTCTCACATTGGCAAGGCACACTGAAAGGACATATGGGACAGGTTCAACCCTACCTTTTGTTCATTCCTCTTGGCCTTCGTCATGATGTCCATTCTCACATTGGCAAGGCACACTGAAAGGACATATGGGGTTCAACTCTATCTGACTGAACAATAAGGAAGTGGTTTGTGTCTGATGGAAGGTGTGTGGAAATGGACCGACATCCCAGTTTCCAGACCTAACagaccataacaacccatcatccTGTTTCTGAAGGGCTTGGAATGGCATTAGGCAAATGAATAGTCACAAATAGCATCCTAattgcctacatagtgcactacttttgaccagggccctaataggccctagtcaaaagtagtgcattatatagggaatagggtgccatttgggatgctggcATGAGCAGACGAAATGAGTTGTCTGTCCCAGTACCAGACCTCATGGGACATTCCATCCATGTTCTAGAACTGTCTAGTTACTGACAACATGTACATCTTACTATCGCCCCAAGACTTCTCTCTGTGATGACGCTAGAGGTGAGAGGTTAAGGACCCGAGTGGATTTACAATTTGCAGTTTTTTTGAGGGTAACATGGAAACCGTGAGATCACCGGTAAATCTCTATGCACTGTTGACATCAGCAGTATCTTACTCAGTCGTGACTGTGGGGAGATTTGTTTTTTGGGGGCGTTATCTCTGAAACATAAATACACATCCACACGATACATTTTTTCAATATGTAATTGTTTTTTTTCCACGTCAAGTGATCCTGAATCCATTGTCTGTTTtcattggagaaaaaaaaaatgtttcatgCTTTTCTGAATATAATAATTTTCAAAAATTCTGCAGTGACTTGAGTTTGTCATTATTcatcaaaacatgtattttttttaatgtgaTTAAATGTATGTAATCTAATGTAGCCAGGTGTGGTCAATATAGATAGTCTGCTTTGGACATCAGCTATGGGATCCTCCTGAGATATTGGTCCAACTGCAAGGCTCTTCAATCTCATTTGATGAGAGTCAAGGAGATTTTAGTGTCTAGATGATTTAACTTGATGATCAATTAATATATTTGACTAGTAACTTGAAAAATCTGTCATGATTGAAAATACAGCAATGGAAGTTATGCCACAACACTCAGGGCTccagagtggcacagtggtctaagacactgcaactcagtgctagaggtgtcactacagaccctggtttgattccaggctgtattacaaccgtacagtgattgggagtcccatagggtgatgcacaattggcccagcgttgtctgggttagggtttggcctgggtaggacttcattgtaaatacgaatttgttcttaactgattttcctggttaaataaaaaatatggcaCACCGAGATTTTCTGAAAATCAGTACAGTACCAAAAGGGGGCGCTATTTAGCTAGTGTAATATTGTGTGACCGTTTTCAAACTACCCTCAAAGAGTTGTCTTTGCTACACTCTTTTTCCATTGCCCGTTTGTTTATGTAAAGAAGGGTTagtgctatctgggatccttgggatgtcATTATCAtaaactctaaccttaaccataactctTACCCTGAACCTTTTTTAAATTTCAACTTCAATGGGTAGGGACCATTGCGTAAGGACGTCCCAAGGATACCAGATTGCACGGACCGAAGAAGAAGCAGCTCGCAGGGCGTGGTGGGATAGGAAGACTTTCTCAGTGGCGGACCGAGTACAGTGCCCCAGCTGGCTAGTTGCAGAGAAGATGGCTGCAGTGTGGATTTTCAGGCCAGTGTCTGAAAACACTGCACTGTTGGTAATGTTTCACCACGGCTAGCCTTCGTGTCGCCCCTTTTATTTAGTCGTTTTTTTTCTCCCAAGGAAATCGAAGGGGATAAAACATGGGGTCTCAAACTCTACAGATCCTCAGGCAAGGGGTCTGGGCTTCAATCACAGGCGGATGGTACTATGATCCCCATCAAAATACATTTGTCAATGCTCTACACCTCTACCTCTGGCTATTCCTACTATGTTTCCCCTTCACGCTTTAcatggtaagtgtgtgtgtgtaacgtgtgtgtgtgtaacatgatATCCAATCTCAGCAAAGCAAGTCTGGGTTTACCGTTAGAGGATCTTCCTTGGCTGTAATGTCATGCTAGCCAAACCGCTAATGCTAACAGCTATACCGTTGGCTAGTAAGATTAGCCAAACCGCTAATGCTAACAGCTATACCGTTGGCTAGTAAGATTAGCCAATTAGCCAAACCGCTAATGCTAACAGCTATACCGTTGGCTAGTAAGGTTAGCCAACTAGCCAAACCGCGGATGCTAATGCTAACAGCTAACCGTTGGCTAGTAAGGTTAGCCAACTTGCTATTTAGCTATCTAGTTAACGTTACCTAGATAACTAGCTAGGTTGCTAGGTATTCTTTGTTTGAGATCTAAATGTTTCCCTCGAATAAAACGAAATAAATACCAGTGGACGTAACTGTTCGCTCCTTGTTTTCAGGTTCACCGTTATGTGTTGTTGTCAGGTGTGACATTTTATTCCGCTATCTGTCATTGTTAGCTGACCACATTTTACATTGTCCATTAAGAAAAAAATCAGATTGAGGGAAATACTTTAAGCTCGACCAGGTTTGACTAACCAAACCCCCGGGCAACAAGTCGTGGCTAATACGTCTTTTGTACATAAACAACAATGATAGCTAATTAATAGAAAACAGATATTATGTTTGCAACCTTcgcacccccaccccccccaagCCACATTGACAGCGATCTATCTCAGTCTATTATTAGCTAACAATGTATGTCTTGTCTCTCGTATACTGGTGGCAAGATCTACCAGATATTCAAGCTGACCCATCTTGTCAGCAAGCCAGCACAAAAACAGACTTCTAGGAAATGTTGTCATGAAACAAAACAACGATATTTTGGAATGGTTGGAGAGTAGGATAGATTACAAACTGCTGCACAGTCAAATATTCCTGCCCCATAAATATCACGTTACTGTAAACACTACCTGCAAAACCAAATGTAAATGAGTGATATTTAAAACAGCATTTTATATGTGCCTCACTTTCAATATTGAGGGGCTATAGTTACAGCTGTTTCCAAATGAAATGTTACTCAGGCCAGTTGCTCGGTGTTGTGTAATTAGGCCAGATCTGTGATTGATTAGCAGTGGTTTTGCTTTGACTCAAGTCAGGATATGTATTCCAAGTGCTTTGATTTAACTCaggatgtttttaaaattgtatttgacctatttaactaggcaagtcagttaagaacaaattattatttacaatgacggcctaggaacagtgggttaactgccttgttcaggggcagagggacagatttgtaccttgtcagctcggggattcaatctagggacttttgggttactggcccaatgctctaaccgaaaggttgctagattgaatccctgagctgacaaggtaaaaatctgtcgttctgcctcctGAACACgtcagttaacctactgttcaccgggaaggctgtcattgaaaataagaatgtgttcttaaactgacttgccttgttaaatacaACAATCTGTAATGGGAATATAGCGGAGGTTGTTCACTATACTGACGTGATGACTCCATTTACCACTATGATGACTAATCACTTTTCACAAGACCTGGAAACCTGCTAGCTCTCTGAGCTAACAGTCTTGCAGACAACCCGGGTTCGATGGCTGGTCAGTTAACAAAACGCTGACATGGTGAACTCTCATTTACTGGAGGGGGGAAAGACTATGTAAATGGCACTTGTCTTTTAGGGGGGTTCTAAGTTGTATTTGTGTTCTACTATTGAAAGAAAGCAAACATCAGTCCTTGGATGGACAATCAAGTTTTATTGTAGTTGTAGTTGAACGCGCTGCTTTTAAATTGCTCTGTATAAAGAGTGTCTGTTAAAATTActcatataaataaatataaatgttAAATGTGTGTCCTCCAGGCACTCCCGCCCACCATGGTGATAGTAGGGATCTACTGTGGTGTGATAGCTGGTATGTTCCTGCTGCTGAAGACTGTGAACTACCGGCTGCATCATGCCCTGGACGAGGGAGAGGTGGTGGAGCACCGGGCCAAGGAGAAAGAGAGCAACAGAACCAGCAGCGAGGGGGCCAACGAGGGAGATGCCACACGTCAGGAGGACAGCAATGGACCAGGGTCAGTTAAGGCGTCGTCATGCAACCCAGCCGAAAAACATCCAAATGAATGACaggatttcttgagttatcttagatgaATTCTGACTATTTTGGGGACTGGCTACGGCATCTTAACATGGACAAACagtgctgcccccccccccccccctcgtttTTTCAAGCAAAGGTATTTTTAGAGAGTATCGTTGGGTTCGGCTAGCCGAGACCGGCTAGGCGacagccgaactgaagcatgctgatgcctttagtgagctCTCCGGGTTCAGGGTTGATGTTGGTGGGGGGTACTTTTTTAGATATTGTTACTCCAACTTTTCACTATCATAAACATACTTTTTTAGATGGCTGAAGCAAGGACACACATTGTTTTCCGAAAAGTGTTTTTTAATCACTAAATGGCAAGCATACCCCATCTATTATCTTGTAGGGCTGTGGTTTATTGGATACTTGGGCACCTGACCCTAAATTCAGAGATGAATCATGGATTTACTTTCCTCTAGTGGTGTGAAGTAGGTGTTTGTGGGCCAGGGTCAAAGGTTTATCTGTTGTTGTGGAGACGGGGACTGAGCATGTTTCACATGTATGTTTACAGTGCAAATCAATTCAGCTAGCAAGCTACCTCTTCACCTCAAGGCCACAAGACCAGTGAGGAAAGAGACTGATTTTGGCAGTCAAACATATTTTTGTTAGTGGAAACAGGCCTAGTTCACATTTTTAGAAACAACGAAAACCTAATGTGTGAGGTCGCAACTTGTTAACTTACTGCCCAAACCCCTGTAGAGTGAATCATTCTCACATTCCTGAAGGAGACCAAAGCAGAGCAGCTTGGAGTGGACTGGGGAGCAGGATGCTAAGAAAAATAACGAAGAAATGAGAGCCCTCCaccacagcagtagctgagtcagTGTGTTACCCTCCtccacagcagtagctgagtcagTGTGTTACCCTCCtccacagcagtagctgagtcagTGTGTTACCCTCCtccacagcagtagctgagtcagTGTGTTACCCTCCtccacagcagtagctgagtcagTGTGTTACCCTCCtccacagcagtagctgagtcagTGTGTTACCCTCCtccacagcagtagctgagtcagTGTGTCACCCTCCaccacagcagtagctgagtcagtctgttaccctccaccacagcagtagctgagtcagTGTGTTACCCTCCtccacagcagtagctgagtcagTGTGTTACCCTCCtccacagcagtagctgagtcagTGTGTTACCCTCCtccacagcagtagctgagtcagTGTGTTACCCTCCtccacagcagtagctgagtcagTGTGTTACCCTCCtccacagcagtagctgagtcagTGTGTCACCCTCCtccacagcagtagctgagtcagtgttaccctcctccacagcagtagctgagtcagTGTGTTACCCTCCtccacagcagtagctgagtcagTGTGTTACCCTCCtccacagcagtagctgagtcagTGTGTTACCCTCCtccacagcagtagctgagtcagTGTGTCACCCTCCtccacagcagtagctgagtcagTGTGTCACCCTCCtccacagcagtagctgagtcagTGTGTTACCCTCCtccacagcagtagctgagtcagTGTGTTACCCTCCtccacagcagtagctgagtcagTGTGTTACCCTCCttcacagcagtagctgagtcagTGTGTTACCCTCCtccacagcagtagctgagtcagttaccctcctccacagcagtagctgagtctgTTACCCTCCaccacagcagtagctgagtctgTTACCCTCCaccacagcagtagctgagtctgTTACCCTCCaccacagcagtagctgagtctgTTACCCTCCaccacagcagtagctgagtctgttaccctcctccacagcagtagctgagtcagTGTGTCACCCTCCtccacagcagtagctgagtcagttaccctcctccacagcagtagctgagtctgttaccctcctccacagcagtagctgagtcagTGTGTTACCCTCCACCACAGCAGGAGCTGAGTCAGTGTGTTACCCTCCaccacagcagtagctgagtctgTTACCCTCCaccacagcagtagctgagtctgttaccctcctccacagcagtagctgagtcagttaccctcctccacagcagtagctgagtctgTTACCCTCCaccacagcagtagctgagtctgttaccctcctccacagcagtagctgagtcagTGTGTTACCCTCCtccacagcagtagctgagtcagTGTGTTACCCTCCtccacagcagtagctgagtcagTGTGTTACCCTCCtccacagcag
The genomic region above belongs to Oncorhynchus nerka isolate Pitt River linkage group LG18, Oner_Uvic_2.0, whole genome shotgun sequence and contains:
- the med6 gene encoding mediator of RNA polymerase II transcription subunit 6, producing MASVDLRDNNLLGISWVDSGWVPILNPGNVLDYFSERSNPFYDRTCNNEVVKMQRLTLEHLNQMVGVEYILLHAQEPILYIIRKQQRQSPTQVIPLSDYYIIAGVVYQAPDLGTVIGSRVLSAVHGVQSAFDEAMSYCRYHPSKGYWWHFKDQEERDAKAKPKSKKKEEPSSLFQRQRVDTLLLDLRSKFPPMFYQPKPGEKPIPVEVKKETEPPVELVKQEEREREPATKTSAPAPPSSKPPPEKRARLQ